From the Clostridiales bacterium FE2011 genome, one window contains:
- a CDS encoding YdcF family protein, with the protein MSFGNRIIGDILLLLAMLLTADVLLIMPARMKAVVLKTVYRKVFLYQLFLCAVLLVFALDVRFNLFTRWQSGTLNVIGWILRAAVILAAAEILFFCGKIIAGGLVNTAGRAGYALVLGLALENGEPVPALLARLDAAQAYLEKYPEARLILTGGNADESGRTEAAVMRDILLDKGVPESRMILEDRSETTVENFRNTTAIISKDEPVVIITSDYHMNRAVRNAREEGFTHLMRLPVSSGILAFGANMLTEIIANVHDLTVK; encoded by the coding sequence ATGAGTTTCGGGAATCGTATCATCGGGGACATCCTGCTCCTGCTGGCTATGCTTCTGACCGCCGACGTCCTTCTCATCATGCCCGCCAGGATGAAGGCCGTTGTGCTGAAGACGGTCTACCGGAAGGTGTTTCTCTACCAGCTGTTCCTCTGTGCGGTTCTCCTGGTCTTCGCGCTGGACGTCCGGTTCAACCTTTTCACCCGGTGGCAGTCCGGAACCCTGAACGTCATCGGCTGGATCCTGCGGGCCGCCGTTATCCTGGCCGCCGCGGAAATCCTCTTCTTCTGCGGAAAGATCATTGCCGGCGGCCTGGTCAATACCGCAGGCCGGGCAGGCTATGCCCTTGTCCTCGGCCTGGCACTGGAAAACGGGGAACCCGTTCCTGCCCTGCTGGCCAGGCTGGACGCCGCCCAGGCATACCTGGAGAAATATCCGGAAGCCCGGCTGATCCTCACCGGCGGCAACGCGGACGAATCCGGCCGGACCGAAGCGGCTGTCATGCGGGACATCCTGCTGGATAAGGGCGTACCGGAAAGCCGGATGATCCTCGAAGACCGGTCGGAAACCACGGTGGAAAACTTCCGGAATACCACCGCCATCATTTCAAAGGATGAACCCGTGGTGATCATCACCAGCGACTACCATATGAACCGCGCGGTCCGGAACGCCCGTGAGGAAGGCTTCACTCATCTCATGAGGCTTCCGGTGTCCTCCGGCATCCTCGCTTTCGGCGCTAATATGCTAACGGAAATCATTGCGAATGTGCATGATCTTACAGTGAAATAA